In a genomic window of Sulfurisphaera tokodaii str. 7:
- a CDS encoding sulfurtransferase TusA family protein, with protein MKRIITLSLEDLSEAKDKVRKVLKKLQYEDEVIVISKSDISYLFKGYNVEKEKDEEGLWIIRIKKN; from the coding sequence GTGAAACGGATAATAACGTTGTCATTAGAAGATTTGAGTGAAGCTAAAGACAAAGTGAGAAAAGTATTGAAAAAATTGCAATATGAGGACGAGGTCATTGTTATTTCAAAGTCAGATATTTCTTATCTTTTTAAGGGTTATAACGTAGAAAAAGAAAAAGACGAAGAAGGTTTATGGATAATTAGGATTAAAAAGAATTAG
- a CDS encoding PQQ-binding-like beta-propeller repeat protein — protein sequence MNKYQIISVVIGIMLILSSSFFVVLHQIHKEPSIGIHSITTTLVNNMNPTPNITIPKIIQSIPENTKGYFGNTIMFEGNPQHIYFLPVTTGYFLINVSGAIIVPPSIYNNLLFVTTSGPMNMSSRSLLYNIGCVYAINITDGEIVWNERFPNQIMTQPIIVNGILVVGLGNNQFINSTVRGTGTNMIVALNASNGKVLWNYTTLGEDMPTPVYYKGMIIEANGNGEVFALNLTNGKLIWSDYIGSYVSMSSPLLVNNVIYFGSAHPYIFWAVSAENGKILWYDNFSENFSSLGGLDDSSPAYANGIVVTSLAIHFQNNTIEEALVAMNAFSGKVIWWLNEGIAPLPPNLESPPPVIYHGIVFHDSPVGVLYAVNLTDGKVLWNFTTGFTTSNVDIVKGRVLIQNQQGILFVLSIEGKLIKKILTPVMPGPGNILVTLNSVILVGVNGVIDSIPIQSIMY from the coding sequence ATGAATAAATATCAGATAATTTCCGTTGTTATCGGGATAATGCTTATTTTATCTTCCTCATTTTTCGTAGTATTACACCAAATTCATAAGGAACCTTCAATTGGTATTCATAGTATAACAACAACTCTTGTAAATAATATGAACCCAACTCCTAACATTACAATACCTAAAATTATACAATCAATACCAGAGAACACTAAAGGATATTTCGGTAATACTATAATGTTTGAGGGTAATCCACAACACATTTATTTTTTGCCCGTCACAACTGGATACTTTTTAATTAATGTTTCTGGTGCAATAATAGTTCCTCCTTCTATATATAATAATTTACTCTTTGTTACAACTTCTGGGCCTATGAACATGTCTTCTAGGAGTTTACTATATAATATCGGTTGCGTTTATGCAATAAATATTACTGACGGTGAAATTGTCTGGAACGAAAGATTTCCAAACCAGATTATGACCCAACCTATTATTGTTAACGGCATTCTTGTTGTTGGTTTAGGTAATAACCAGTTTATTAATTCTACTGTAAGGGGTACTGGAACTAATATGATAGTAGCCTTAAATGCATCTAACGGTAAGGTTTTATGGAATTATACTACACTAGGAGAAGATATGCCAACTCCAGTATATTATAAAGGGATGATAATTGAGGCTAATGGTAACGGAGAGGTTTTTGCATTAAATTTGACAAATGGCAAATTAATATGGAGTGATTATATAGGTTCCTATGTGAGTATGAGTTCTCCGTTACTTGTTAATAATGTAATTTATTTTGGTTCTGCTCACCCTTATATTTTCTGGGCTGTAAGTGCTGAAAACGGTAAGATCTTATGGTATGATAATTTTTCTGAGAACTTCTCTAGTCTAGGCGGTTTAGATGATTCTTCACCAGCATATGCTAACGGTATTGTTGTAACTTCCTTAGCTATTCATTTTCAAAATAATACAATTGAGGAGGCATTAGTCGCTATGAATGCCTTTAGTGGTAAAGTCATTTGGTGGTTAAATGAGGGTATAGCTCCCTTGCCTCCTAATCTTGAATCGCCACCACCAGTAATTTATCATGGCATTGTTTTTCATGATTCGCCAGTAGGGGTTTTATATGCTGTTAACTTAACAGATGGTAAAGTATTATGGAATTTTACTACTGGTTTTACTACTAGTAATGTTGACATAGTTAAAGGAAGAGTTTTAATACAGAATCAGCAAGGTATACTTTTTGTACTTTCTATTGAAGGAAAGTTGATAAAGAAGATTTTAACTCCAGTAATGCCAGGTCCAGGTAATATACTAGTTACATTAAATTCAGTAATTTTAGTTGGGGTTAACGGAGTAATTGACTCAATTCCTATTCAATCAATTATGTATTAA
- the soxA gene encoding proton pump complex quinol oxidase subunit SoxA — translation MSEHKRDWEKIWFIVMLILVAAFTGYSYFSIINGSAATYRYGLPLGSGVPKPLPNGTIVIYMLGVQWAWEPMNATEIIYLPNGTMENISVTSTVITYVNGFPAIKVEPGQPILLVLYSNNVMHAFYLRLPHGPQNWNIVPGVNSYAFFYAPMTPGNYTFHCAEYCGIGHSYMYGYLWVM, via the coding sequence ATGAGTGAGCATAAAAGAGATTGGGAGAAAATATGGTTTATAGTAATGTTGATTCTGGTTGCTGCTTTTACTGGTTATAGTTATTTTAGCATCATAAATGGTTCTGCTGCAACTTATAGATATGGTTTACCATTGGGAAGTGGTGTTCCTAAACCATTGCCTAACGGAACTATAGTAATTTATATGTTAGGTGTACAATGGGCTTGGGAGCCTATGAATGCTACTGAAATAATTTATTTGCCTAACGGGACCATGGAGAATATAAGTGTAACCTCTACAGTTATAACTTATGTTAATGGTTTTCCAGCTATTAAAGTTGAGCCAGGACAACCAATACTATTAGTTCTTTATAGTAATAATGTAATGCACGCCTTCTATCTTAGACTACCTCATGGTCCACAGAATTGGAATATTGTACCAGGTGTTAACAGTTATGCTTTCTTTTATGCTCCAATGACTCCTGGTAATTACACGTTCCATTGTGCAGAGTATTGTGGTATTGGTCATTCTTATATGTATGGTTATTTGTGGGTGATGTAA
- a CDS encoding MFS transporter: MTDRTFKFLLISRVARSISLIYVSLSIPLYLSLLGLSPVTIGLIVFGVVGFYATLSFGLGMLGDRIGYKKSLIIGDILPLIGTALLAIVTSVKLIIPLLIITGIGGGASGGLRGMWSPGISALIASNWRDEKERVKRLGLISSAASAASIIGSLLISIEQFLPFSSLEDYRFIFGISSLLLFISVISLVFVEEAQRPKKTTKIMKKSSFNYILRVIASNTVTGAGIGLAIPLLPLWFKIAYHANDFEIGLVFTLSYALTSIGSFLATRIKFDTLKIASITRVLNGVLLIGIAFSPWFYLASALYALRGLNAGIGAPNRTAINVRGISEEDYGTATSLQGISTRIAQLSSGLSGYLLETWLPLPELSGGILQAVGGYIYYRLLKERRKATSS; encoded by the coding sequence ATGACTGATAGAACTTTTAAATTTCTCTTAATTTCTAGAGTTGCAAGAAGTATAAGTTTAATCTACGTAAGTTTATCAATACCGTTGTACCTTTCACTTTTAGGTTTATCTCCAGTAACAATTGGGTTAATAGTTTTTGGAGTTGTAGGATTTTATGCCACATTATCTTTTGGACTTGGAATGCTTGGGGATAGAATAGGTTATAAAAAAAGCTTAATAATTGGTGATATACTTCCCCTTATTGGAACTGCATTATTAGCTATTGTAACTAGCGTAAAGCTAATCATACCTCTGCTGATTATTACTGGAATAGGTGGAGGTGCTTCTGGTGGATTAAGAGGAATGTGGAGCCCAGGAATCTCCGCATTGATTGCCTCTAATTGGAGAGATGAGAAAGAAAGGGTAAAAAGACTTGGATTAATCAGTTCTGCTGCCTCTGCTGCGAGTATTATAGGAAGTCTTTTAATATCTATAGAACAATTCTTACCTTTCTCATCCTTAGAAGATTATAGATTTATATTCGGTATTTCTTCTTTGCTCTTATTTATATCTGTTATTTCATTAGTTTTTGTAGAAGAAGCTCAAAGACCGAAAAAGACTACTAAGATAATGAAAAAATCTAGCTTTAATTATATTTTAAGGGTAATAGCATCTAATACAGTAACCGGTGCTGGGATAGGATTAGCAATACCGCTTCTACCACTATGGTTCAAGATAGCTTATCACGCAAATGATTTTGAAATAGGCTTAGTCTTCACACTCTCTTATGCATTAACTTCTATAGGTTCATTTTTAGCAACTAGAATAAAGTTTGATACACTCAAGATTGCGTCTATAACTAGAGTTTTAAACGGAGTACTTTTAATCGGAATTGCGTTCTCACCATGGTTTTATTTAGCTTCAGCACTTTATGCATTAAGGGGACTAAATGCTGGTATTGGAGCACCAAATAGGACAGCAATAAATGTTAGAGGCATATCGGAAGAGGATTATGGAACAGCTACAAGCCTTCAAGGAATATCAACTAGAATAGCACAATTAAGTAGTGGATTAAGTGGTTATCTTTTAGAAACATGGTTACCATTACCAGAATTAAGTGGTGGCATATTACAAGCAGTTGGTGGGTATATTTATTATAGATTATTAAAAGAAAGAAGGAAAGCCACGAGCAGTTAA
- a CDS encoding NifB/NifX family molybdenum-iron cluster-binding protein, with product MITCTTVLDDLKTLEEFSKARYLILLDENTKEIIYKEENPALYSSAKRPTVAKECVKLKADRVIAPHGSLCYPSYIILKKANIRILISNVHDSLDSPELREVSIKEIIYSSFQAILERIKGEG from the coding sequence ATGATTACTTGTACAACTGTACTAGATGATTTAAAAACGTTAGAAGAATTTTCTAAGGCTAGATACCTAATACTCTTAGATGAAAATACTAAAGAAATAATTTATAAAGAAGAAAATCCAGCCCTTTATTCAAGTGCAAAAAGACCAACCGTAGCTAAAGAATGCGTAAAGTTGAAAGCAGATAGAGTTATAGCACCGCATGGATCATTATGTTATCCCTCATACATAATACTAAAAAAAGCGAATATAAGAATTCTAATTTCGAATGTTCATGATAGTTTAGATTCACCAGAATTAAGGGAAGTTAGCATAAAAGAAATAATATATTCAAGTTTTCAAGCTATATTAGAAAGAATAAAAGGAGAAGGTTAA
- the soxB gene encoding proton pump complex quinol oxidase subunit SoxB — protein MVKLYPKTSLGMALVYISGAISWLIVMGIAALWFRTILLNPHTNPAVGYAISPLYYFLVTLHGMSAMYIIVEDLALGIFAYALYKSGMSVVHFRTLTALFWVLNLAPIVTFAGGPITGWYMYPPLALQTQSWLNYHTDALIGMAYFFLFINSVAAILASLFMFIDAIKTRPKEGKIPIFASYAMMFAGALIFLTEPALAAGELWYTLYFWANVPVNPLTWVVLFWFFGHPVVYYVPFTVFGGLYALIPHYAGRPLYSERWARWNIILLFTFSMLAWVHHLQTFPLPVYIRAFITPTTLILAAGSGLTVLNLALTIFYSPTGYNYKDPVGFAALIAYIGFILAGLQALILPINITNVIVHNTYYVVGHFHLMIWTIIIVGSVAIILDMLRNQVGAKLDFSSLGRGFLFAGLSMWTVGALLTGYTMSYAGYLGLIRRWDAYPIKFLPFMDVMTYGAMIMGLSFVFIALPIVLTMIRVGIPIFWTPTTGVTASPGITMNTQPPSSGTPSITKEVSTSDMNNKVTKLK, from the coding sequence ATGGTGAAGTTATATCCTAAAACAAGTTTAGGTATGGCTTTAGTATATATTTCTGGAGCAATATCATGGCTTATTGTAATGGGAATTGCTGCTTTATGGTTTAGGACAATTTTATTAAATCCTCATACGAATCCTGCCGTTGGATATGCTATTTCTCCCCTTTATTACTTTCTAGTTACTCTTCATGGAATGTCTGCGATGTATATAATTGTTGAAGATCTAGCACTAGGAATATTTGCTTATGCATTGTATAAGAGTGGAATGTCTGTAGTTCATTTCAGAACACTTACTGCCTTATTCTGGGTTTTAAATTTAGCACCTATAGTAACTTTTGCTGGAGGTCCAATAACTGGTTGGTATATGTATCCTCCTTTAGCGTTGCAAACTCAATCATGGCTTAACTATCACACAGATGCATTAATAGGAATGGCATACTTCTTCCTATTCATAAATTCTGTAGCTGCTATATTAGCGTCATTGTTTATGTTTATTGACGCTATAAAGACAAGACCAAAAGAGGGTAAAATACCAATCTTTGCCTCTTATGCTATGATGTTTGCCGGTGCTCTAATCTTCTTAACAGAACCAGCATTGGCTGCTGGAGAATTATGGTATACATTATACTTCTGGGCTAATGTTCCAGTTAATCCATTAACGTGGGTAGTTTTATTCTGGTTCTTTGGTCATCCAGTAGTTTATTATGTACCATTTACGGTATTTGGCGGTTTGTATGCATTAATTCCGCATTATGCTGGAAGGCCATTATATAGTGAAAGGTGGGCTAGGTGGAACATAATTTTGCTGTTTACTTTTAGTATGTTAGCTTGGGTTCATCACCTACAAACATTCCCATTACCAGTGTATATAAGAGCATTCATTACACCAACTACACTAATCTTAGCCGCAGGATCTGGTTTAACAGTATTGAATTTAGCTTTAACAATATTTTATAGTCCAACTGGATATAACTATAAGGATCCAGTAGGTTTTGCAGCCCTAATAGCATACATAGGTTTTATATTAGCTGGGTTACAAGCATTGATTCTTCCAATAAATATAACTAATGTAATTGTTCACAATACTTACTATGTAGTTGGACATTTCCATTTAATGATTTGGACAATAATTATAGTTGGAAGTGTAGCAATAATCCTAGATATGTTAAGAAATCAAGTAGGTGCTAAATTAGACTTCTCTTCTTTAGGTAGAGGGTTCTTATTTGCAGGTCTATCTATGTGGACTGTTGGTGCACTCTTGACTGGCTATACAATGAGTTATGCTGGCTATTTAGGGTTAATAAGGAGATGGGACGCATATCCGATTAAGTTCTTACCATTTATGGATGTTATGACTTATGGTGCTATGATTATGGGATTGAGTTTTGTGTTTATTGCACTACCAATTGTTTTAACAATGATTAGAGTGGGAATCCCAATATTCTGGACCCCAACTACTGGTGTTACAGCATCCCCTGGAATAACAATGAATACTCAGCCACCTAGTTCTGGAACACCTTCAATTACTAAAGAAGTAAGTACAAGTGATATGAATAATAAGGTAACAAAGTTAAAATAA
- a CDS encoding DUF1404 domain-containing protein, translating into MIKYSGMRNWKDLVVPTVFILAFVNPYVESLQYYNPLVYMLDHYALYAAGVLIGYKFFKGSIISFILGIIPAGFWHIPLFFALGASFPLYRGLSEVTLILGGILAGSYIPKMSLTFKIGALGIYMFADSLLSIFFVLGYPQYSNVDFKFLSWGTDILPFVGVEMFVVMNIVLVYSLYKLLKNISLF; encoded by the coding sequence ATGATAAAGTATTCTGGTATGAGAAACTGGAAAGACCTGGTAGTTCCTACAGTATTTATTTTGGCTTTTGTTAACCCTTATGTCGAGTCCTTACAATATTATAACCCATTAGTTTATATGCTAGATCATTATGCATTATATGCTGCTGGTGTATTAATAGGTTATAAATTCTTTAAAGGTTCTATAATATCATTTATTCTTGGTATTATTCCAGCCGGATTCTGGCACATTCCATTATTTTTTGCATTAGGAGCATCTTTTCCACTATATAGAGGTTTATCAGAGGTAACACTAATTTTAGGTGGTATACTTGCAGGTTCTTATATTCCGAAAATGTCGCTAACATTTAAGATAGGTGCACTAGGGATTTATATGTTTGCAGATTCTTTACTTAGCATATTCTTTGTTTTAGGTTATCCTCAGTATTCTAATGTGGACTTTAAGTTCTTATCATGGGGTACTGATATACTTCCATTTGTAGGTGTTGAGATGTTTGTTGTTATGAATATTGTACTGGTTTATTCGCTTTATAAACTATTAAAAAATATTTCCCTTTTTTAA
- a CDS encoding pirin family protein: MIRGIYGILEGKRTVDGAGVKLYRVFGGPTTVQLTDPFLLLDFFGSANPEDYIVGFPWHPHRGIETVTLLYEGKVEHEDSEGNKGVIYPGQVQWMTAGSGIFHQEMPKPLEGVEIAKYNQNPLSVKGLQLWINLPSYKKMTEPTYRNIKSLPKERFDFGEVSILVGEYKGIEGPIRVKSDVDPLYLDVNLDGEFHLNVKNGYTVLAFVVDGKAKFSPNVPEIDKGNLVIFNREGDEIVVKGKARFIILSGKPLEEPVAWYGPIVMNTEDQILEALADLRRGTFVRHKQVNIEDY, from the coding sequence ATGATAAGAGGAATATATGGTATATTAGAAGGCAAAAGAACGGTTGACGGTGCTGGTGTAAAATTATATAGAGTATTTGGCGGTCCGACAACTGTTCAACTAACGGATCCTTTTCTCCTCTTAGACTTCTTTGGTTCAGCTAATCCAGAGGATTATATAGTAGGTTTTCCGTGGCATCCTCATAGAGGTATTGAAACTGTTACGTTACTATATGAAGGTAAAGTAGAACATGAAGATAGTGAAGGAAATAAAGGAGTTATATATCCTGGACAAGTTCAATGGATGACTGCTGGTAGTGGTATTTTTCACCAAGAAATGCCAAAGCCATTAGAAGGCGTAGAAATCGCTAAGTATAATCAAAATCCTTTATCAGTGAAAGGTTTACAACTTTGGATAAATCTTCCTTCTTACAAAAAGATGACAGAACCTACATATAGGAATATAAAGTCACTTCCCAAGGAGAGATTCGACTTTGGTGAAGTCAGTATACTTGTGGGGGAATACAAAGGAATTGAAGGACCTATAAGAGTTAAAAGTGATGTCGATCCGTTATACCTTGATGTTAATTTAGATGGAGAGTTTCATTTAAACGTTAAGAATGGATATACAGTACTGGCATTTGTAGTTGATGGTAAAGCTAAATTTTCTCCTAATGTTCCAGAAATTGATAAGGGGAATCTAGTTATATTTAACAGAGAGGGTGATGAAATAGTAGTAAAAGGTAAGGCTAGATTTATAATTCTGTCTGGAAAACCATTAGAAGAGCCCGTAGCATGGTATGGTCCTATAGTGATGAATACAGAAGACCAAATCCTTGAGGCTTTAGCTGATCTAAGAAGAGGTACTTTTGTAAGACATAAGCAAGTTAATATTGAGGATTATTAG
- a CDS encoding uracil-DNA glycosylase — MISILYDEIVSCSRCERLIEYRKNFKIPPRFKDWNYWNKPVPGFGDEKAKILIVGLAPALHGGNRTGRVFTGDESGKWVIKGLYALGLSNKEEGKTREDGLEVKEVYLTNTVKCAPPKNKPTREEISNCSRFLIEEIKSLRIKVILALGRIAFDTILSLYGIKSKFYHGVVIKLPDDKILIGSYHPSAQNTKTGRLKWEDWIKILKLAYEIANNPQY, encoded by the coding sequence ATGATTAGTATACTGTATGACGAAATAGTCTCATGTAGCAGATGTGAAAGGCTAATAGAATATAGAAAAAATTTCAAAATACCGCCTAGATTTAAAGATTGGAATTATTGGAACAAACCAGTACCAGGTTTTGGAGATGAAAAGGCAAAAATACTCATAGTAGGTTTGGCTCCAGCACTTCACGGTGGTAATAGGACAGGAAGAGTGTTTACCGGTGATGAATCTGGAAAATGGGTTATTAAAGGACTTTATGCCTTAGGTTTATCAAATAAAGAGGAGGGAAAAACAAGAGAGGATGGACTAGAAGTTAAAGAAGTTTATTTGACAAACACTGTAAAATGTGCTCCTCCGAAAAATAAGCCAACAAGGGAGGAAATCTCAAATTGTTCTAGGTTTTTAATAGAAGAAATTAAATCACTTAGAATAAAAGTAATTTTAGCCCTTGGTAGAATAGCTTTTGATACTATTCTTTCGCTTTATGGAATAAAAAGTAAGTTTTATCATGGAGTCGTTATAAAATTACCAGACGACAAAATTCTAATAGGGTCTTATCACCCTAGTGCTCAGAACACGAAAACTGGTAGATTAAAATGGGAGGATTGGATAAAAATACTTAAATTAGCTTATGAAATTGCTAATAATCCTCAATATTAA
- a CDS encoding B12-binding domain-containing radical SAM protein codes for MKREWDVILTADRGSFTDYGGSSVLGYVACMPYRLVPRFFMDRFFTPPIKVDKDGKAIYAPYALRKVEASLLSHGFNVAVIPPEYLEKSVSEKTKVLGLTVHDPFGLNPVSFKLSMLFGGGATWTAKFFEELGEEVKKLKAKYNFKVIVGGPGAWELLNKKPEWIDTVFIGEAELTLPEVVKKLMDGEEVPTIVRGKDPKVDQIPPIVNPARLGEVQITRGCPRGCQFCSITPETFRSMPLDVIKKEVEVNMKGGWNRVEFITDDVMLYGSQKLRTNHDAIVRLFTEVMNMGVDGIWWPHISAPAVKESPKTVKAMAEIARYSFDRAVAPVVGLETGSVKIMEKYMRAKAFPWTPKDWADVIIDATAIMNDNYIFPCYTMTIGYPEETDEDVQQSVDLVQKIIDHGFIAWVFPLPVIPMATTRIRDNPFPFMERLPSKYWDLLYMSWKYNFKITRQLIPILTSGIKNNVAKRIVKIMIDRVFDSIDQIFYELKETKGKKSMEFSSINLNNTIGVIKSIYWLTRLAFKNQ; via the coding sequence ATGAAGAGAGAGTGGGATGTCATTTTAACCGCAGATAGAGGTTCGTTTACTGATTATGGAGGCTCTAGTGTATTAGGTTATGTAGCTTGTATGCCATATAGACTAGTACCCAGGTTCTTTATGGATAGGTTCTTTACACCTCCAATTAAAGTTGATAAAGACGGTAAAGCTATATATGCACCTTATGCCCTAAGAAAGGTTGAAGCGTCTCTACTCTCTCATGGTTTTAATGTAGCAGTAATTCCCCCAGAGTATTTAGAAAAATCCGTAAGTGAGAAGACTAAAGTTTTAGGTTTAACTGTTCATGACCCGTTTGGTTTAAACCCAGTGTCATTCAAACTCTCTATGCTTTTTGGCGGAGGTGCAACTTGGACTGCCAAGTTCTTTGAAGAACTTGGAGAAGAAGTAAAAAAGTTAAAGGCTAAATATAATTTTAAGGTAATTGTTGGTGGGCCAGGAGCTTGGGAATTACTTAATAAAAAGCCTGAGTGGATAGATACTGTCTTTATCGGTGAAGCAGAACTCACATTACCAGAAGTTGTAAAGAAGCTAATGGATGGTGAAGAGGTACCTACAATTGTTAGAGGTAAGGATCCTAAGGTTGACCAAATACCCCCAATAGTTAACCCAGCAAGACTTGGAGAGGTTCAAATAACTAGAGGTTGTCCTAGAGGTTGTCAATTTTGTTCTATAACTCCAGAAACTTTCAGATCTATGCCTCTTGATGTAATTAAAAAAGAAGTTGAGGTTAATATGAAGGGTGGATGGAATCGGGTTGAGTTTATTACTGATGATGTAATGCTTTATGGTTCTCAAAAGCTTAGAACTAATCATGATGCTATCGTTAGGCTATTTACTGAAGTTATGAATATGGGTGTTGATGGAATATGGTGGCCTCATATTTCTGCTCCAGCAGTTAAGGAAAGTCCTAAGACTGTTAAAGCAATGGCTGAGATTGCGAGGTATAGTTTTGATAGGGCTGTAGCACCAGTAGTTGGTTTAGAGACTGGTAGTGTAAAGATTATGGAGAAATATATGAGGGCAAAGGCTTTTCCATGGACTCCAAAAGATTGGGCTGATGTCATAATTGATGCTACTGCTATTATGAATGATAATTATATCTTCCCATGTTATACAATGACAATTGGTTACCCAGAAGAAACTGACGAAGATGTCCAACAATCTGTTGATCTAGTTCAGAAGATAATTGACCATGGATTCATAGCTTGGGTATTTCCATTACCAGTAATTCCTATGGCTACTACAAGGATAAGGGATAATCCATTCCCGTTCATGGAAAGATTACCTTCGAAATACTGGGATTTACTCTACATGAGTTGGAAGTATAATTTCAAAATTACTAGGCAATTAATTCCTATATTGACTAGTGGGATAAAGAATAATGTAGCTAAAAGGATTGTGAAAATAATGATTGATAGAGTCTTTGACTCCATAGATCAAATATTTTATGAATTAAAGGAAACCAAGGGTAAAAAATCGATGGAGTTTTCAAGTATTAACTTAAACAACACTATTGGTGTTATAAAATCTATATATTGGTTAACTAGGCTAGCTTTCAAAAATCAATAA
- a CDS encoding amidohydrolase family protein, translating into MLIKNARLLDGRIVNIYIEDGIISCFNCKEHDEEIIDAENHLVIPPYFNMHFHLDSVFLPVLNKSGTLWEGIKIWKDVKGKLTEEDVIKRAVTAVKLMVAQGTLWIRTHVDITEKSLTLLHSLLKVREEVKEIADIQITAFPQDGIYTDKGNDELLRKAIQLGADNVGLIPHNEITREDGVRSIKFAIKLAKEYGKIVDGHIDETDDPNSRFLEVLAKYTLEYNYEGKVSAGHVTAMHSWDPAYRYRILPIVARAGIHVIPNPLVNVSLQGRFDNYPKRRGMAPIKEMLSYGINVALGHDCIMDPWYPLGSGNMLHVLFMAIHLDQMLSPDEIISSINLITYNGAKVWSLKDYGINIGNRANLLIMAEDDVIDLLRFMSPPLYVIKDGKVVAKEGKLVYFKGKWEKVLKKPV; encoded by the coding sequence ATGCTTATCAAAAATGCAAGGCTTTTAGATGGTAGAATAGTTAACATTTACATTGAAGATGGAATAATTAGCTGTTTTAACTGCAAAGAGCATGACGAGGAAATTATTGATGCTGAGAATCACTTGGTAATTCCTCCTTATTTTAATATGCATTTTCATCTAGATAGTGTATTTCTTCCAGTACTTAATAAGAGCGGAACTTTATGGGAAGGTATAAAGATTTGGAAAGATGTTAAAGGTAAACTGACAGAAGAGGATGTGATAAAAAGGGCTGTTACAGCTGTGAAACTAATGGTTGCACAAGGTACTTTGTGGATAAGAACACATGTTGATATTACTGAAAAGTCCTTAACTCTTCTTCACTCACTTTTGAAAGTTAGAGAGGAAGTAAAGGAGATTGCTGATATTCAAATTACTGCATTTCCACAAGATGGTATTTATACTGATAAAGGTAATGACGAGCTATTACGTAAGGCTATTCAGCTAGGTGCAGATAATGTTGGTTTAATTCCTCATAACGAGATTACAAGAGAAGACGGAGTTAGATCTATAAAATTTGCAATTAAGTTAGCAAAAGAGTATGGCAAAATAGTTGATGGTCATATTGACGAGACTGATGATCCTAATTCGAGATTTTTAGAAGTTTTAGCTAAGTATACGTTGGAGTATAATTATGAGGGTAAAGTCTCAGCTGGGCATGTTACAGCTATGCATTCGTGGGATCCAGCTTATCGATATAGGATTCTACCAATTGTTGCTAGGGCTGGTATTCATGTAATTCCTAATCCTTTAGTTAATGTTTCTCTTCAAGGAAGGTTTGATAATTATCCTAAAAGGAGAGGTATGGCACCTATTAAAGAGATGTTAAGTTATGGTATAAATGTCGCTTTGGGCCATGACTGTATCATGGATCCTTGGTATCCTTTAGGTAGTGGCAATATGTTACATGTCCTCTTTATGGCTATTCATTTAGACCAAATGTTATCCCCAGACGAGATTATCTCTTCTATCAACTTAATAACATATAATGGTGCTAAGGTTTGGTCTCTTAAAGATTATGGCATCAACATTGGCAATAGGGCTAATTTACTTATTATGGCTGAAGATGATGTAATTGATCTTTTGAGATTTATGTCTCCTCCTCTTTACGTTATAAAAGATGGAAAAGTAGTTGCTAAGGAGGGTAAATTAGTCTATTTTAAGGGAAAATGGGAGAAGGTCTTGAAAAAACCAGTATAG